A genomic stretch from Coffea arabica cultivar ET-39 chromosome 10c, Coffea Arabica ET-39 HiFi, whole genome shotgun sequence includes:
- the LOC113713444 gene encoding putative F-box/FBD/LRR-repeat protein At5g22670 isoform X1, whose translation MPTPLSKAYPFSYQPLDLSSGKASQKSQPGYGDIHPCSLTDFKSLQTLSLKSLKVTGDVLECFIRNCPFLERLVLRQCSSLVNFEVCGPSLALKFLEICQCFTLKSITIRGTNLVSLKITEVDSVVLQNVPMLVEVSLSGWFRNSIRNVISGISCCLAKLEFLSLYASKLAISESQEEGILDYLPQPTNLKQFVLVACASKDDSLIGFTSFIRASPNLEKFVLKLQWRGNDIVREDRESKKALSFLLQHLRVVESLGYYGRRSELELVEYFLENAVVLEKIIVDPRDQTMVGRPKKLEEIKKEKLLKFMPRNSSRNSYLHILNL comes from the exons ATGCCTACTCCTCTCTCGAAAGCTTATCCTTTTTCTTATCAACCCCTTGACCTGAGCAGTGGGAAAGCTTCACAGAAATCTCAACCTGGTTATGGTGATATTCATCCTTGTTCTCTGACTGACTTCAAGTCCCTGCAAACATTGAGCTTGAAAAGTCTGAAAGTGACTGGGGATGTTCTTGAATGCTTCATACGCAATTGCCCATTCCTTGAGCGCCTAGTGTTGCGTCAGTGTTCAAGTTTGGTAAATTTTGAAGTTTGTGGTCCGTCTCTTGCATTGAAATTTCTGGAGATATGCCAGTGTTTCACATTAAAATCAATCACTATCCGGGGTACAAATCTAGTCTCTCTTAAAATTACTGAAGTAGATAGTGTGGTTCTTCAGAATGTCCCCATGCTTGTGGAAGTATCGCTCTCTGGGTGGTTTCGTAACTCAATCAGGAATGTTATTTCTGGGATTTCCTGCTGCTTGGCGAAACTAGAGTTTCTTAGTTTATATGCCTCAAAGCTTGCTATTTCAGAG TCCCAGGAAGAAGGAATCCTTGATTATCTTCCTCAACCAACTAATTTGAAGCAGTTCGTCTTAGTTGCTTGTGCATCAAAAGATgacagtttgattggatttactTCTTTTATAAGGGCTTCACCCAACTTGGAGAAGTTTGTACTGAAG TTGCAATGGCGAGGCAATGATATTGTTCGTGAAGATAGAGAGTCTAAGAAAGCTCTTAGCTTTCTGCTCCAGCATCTTAGAGTGGTTGAGTCGCTTGGATATTATGGTCGCAGAAGTGAACTTGAACTCGTTGAGTATTTCCTAGAAAATGCAGTTGTCCTTGAGAAAATTATCGTTGATCCTCGTGATCAGACGATGGTTGGTCGTCCTAAAAAACTTGAGGAAATTAAGAAGGAAAAGTTGCTAAAGTTTATGCCAAGAAACAGCTCAAGGAATTCATACCTCCACATATTGAACTTATGA
- the LOC113713610 gene encoding uncharacterized protein, whose product MERGSRCTRSQAAPDWSAWECLTLVNEINAVEGEWRQTLASFQKWQLIVENCSALGMNRSMNQCKKKWDALRSEQKKVKQWEAAYWSFATAEKKELGLPEEFDKELFNAVEKHMNQRGDDPAALDTELDSDPEAQPIASKMFLQTGPKKQRKKRMPPRKDKFEERFHPWKHILKGVVKPEPSALDEIPDQPPKSTVQMVKPEQISKEEKQKIMTAKLLENAQLINAVLQGNLAEDVDYKLADLKNNEAMQTDSTRRQGDKIIDCLGNIVSTLNQFCHLVQECNLRPERN is encoded by the coding sequence ATGGAGAGGGGGTCACGGTGCACACGTTCGCAGGCGGCACCAGATTGGAGTGCTTGGGAGTGTTTAACACTGGTGAATGAGATCAATGCGGTTGAAGGGGAGTGGCGACAGACACTGGCGTCATTCCAGAAGTGGCAGCTGATAGTGGAGAACTGCAGTGCTTTGGGCATGAACAGGAGCATGAACCAGTGCAAGAAGAAGTGGGATGCCTTGAGGAGTGAGCAAAAAAAGGTCAAGCAGTGGGAAGCAGCCTATTGGTCATTTGCTACTGCTGAAAAGAAAGAACTGGGGCTCCCTGAAGAATTTGATAAGGAACTATTCAATGCCGTTGAGAAGCATATGAACCAAAGAGGAGATGATCCTGCTGCACTCGATACTGAACTAGATAGTGATCCCGAAGCCCAACCCATTGCTAGCAAAATGTTTTTGCAAACTGGTCCAAAGAagcaaaggaagaagagaatGCCCCCTCGTAAAGATAAATTTGAAGAAAGGTTCCATCCATGGAAACACATCTTAAAAGGAGTTGTAAAACCTGAGCCATCTGCCTTAGATGAAATTCCAGACCAACCCCCTAAGAGCACAGTCCAAATGGTGAAGCCTGAGCAGATaagcaaagaagaaaaacaaaagatcaTGACCGCAAAACTGTTGGAAAATGCACAATTGATTAATGCAGTACTTCAAGGAAACCTGGCTGAGGATGTCGACTACAAGTTGGCTgacttgaaaaataatgaggctATGCAGACTGATTCAACTAGGCGCCAAGGAGACAAGATTATTGATTGCCTTGGGAATATTGTTAGCACACTCAACCAATTTTGTCACCTTGTCCAAGAGTGCAATTTACGTCCAGAAAGGAATTAA
- the LOC113713592 gene encoding protein LAZ1 homolog 1-like isoform X2: MRLETSRSIGFPTFFFPAFSSLFLPDYSEIQRYKRGAEVLDWTHSDGSCLCIRIGGEESTIEFMENQSMFSSSIPLIDEAYAYGVVEHPFPLNCCLRQWSLGPDFYQAVKIGIVQYMILKMICALLAMLFQLFGIYGEGKFEWGYAYPYLAVILNFSQTWALYCLVQFYSVTKNKLAPIKPLAKFLTFKSIVFLTWWQGVAVAFLLSLGAFKGSLAQVLQSRIQDYIICIEMGVAAVIHLYVFPAAPYKRGERCVRNVAVMADYASLGSPYDPEEVRDCERSTKVRIGRQEESEKRLKFHQSVCDVVLGSGEIIVDDMKFTVSHVVEPVERGIASINRTFHQISENVKRHQQRQKKSKDDSYIVPLNSWTKEFSDLHEDIPEGSFSDSGLPNGKRNHYQSKGRSSRFRNR; the protein is encoded by the exons ATGAGACTTGAGACTTCCCGATCAATTGGATTCCCAACCTTTTTCTTTCCAGCTTTTTCATCGCTCTTTCTGCCAGATTACTCAGAAATTCAGAGATATAAGAGAG GAGCAGAAGTTCTTGATTGGACTCATTCTGATGGTTCCTGTTTATGCATCCGAATCG GTGGTGAGGAAAGTACAATCGAATTTATGGAAAATCAAAGCATGTTTTCCTCAAGCATACCTCTCATAGATGAAGCTTATGCTTATGGGGTAGTTGAGCATCCTTTTCCACTGAATTGCTGTCTTCGGCAGTGGAGTCTCGGTCCTGACTTCTATCAAGCAGTAAAAATTGGTATTGTTCAATAT ATGATACTCAAGATGATATGTGCACTATTGGCTATGCTTTTTCAACTTTTTGGTATTTATGGTGAAGGGAAGTTTGAGTGGGGATATGC TTACCCATATTTGGCAGttatcctaaactttagccagACCTGGGCCTTATACTGCCTAGTGCAATTTTATTCTGTTACCAAGAATAAGTTGGCGCCCATTAAACCGTTGGCCAAATTTCTGACGTTCAAATCGATTGTATTTTTAACATGGTGGCAAGGTGTAGCTGTTGCCTTTCTTCTCTCTCTGGGAGCCTTTAAAGGGTCTTTGGCACAGGTTCTGCAATCACGCATCCAGGACTATATTATTTGTATTGAG atgggtgttGCTGCAGTTATACATCTTTATGTCTTCCCAGCTGCACCTTACAAACGAGGAGAAAGGTGTGTCCGTAATGTTGCTGTAATGGCAGATTATGCATCCCTAGGGTCTCCGTATGACCCAGAAGAGGTTAGGGACTGTGAACGATCGACAAAGGTGCGGATTGGTCGCCAGGAAGAAAGTGAAAAGCGGTTAAAATTTCACCAAAGCGTCTGTGATGTGGTTCTCGGAAGTGGTGAAATC ATTGTGGATGATATGAAGTTCACAGTTTCACATGTCGTCGAACCAGTTGAAAGAGGAATTGCAAGCATAAACAGAACTTTTCACCAAATATCGGAAAACGTGAAACGGCATCAGCAGAGGCAGAAAAAATCTAAAGATGACAGTTACATTGTCCCCTTGAACTCGTGGACAAAAGAATTCTCAGATTTGCATGAAGATATACCAGAAGGGAGTTTCAGTGATAGCGGATTGCCCAATGGGAAGAGAAACCATTACCAATCTAAAGGCAGATCATCACGGTTCAGGAACAGATGA
- the LOC113713592 gene encoding protein LAZ1 homolog 1-like isoform X3, with the protein MVPVYASESFLSLLDSNAAFYCEIIRDCYEAFALYCFERYLIACLGGEESTIEFMENQSMFSSSIPLIDEAYAYGVVEHPFPLNCCLRQWSLGPDFYQAVKIGIVQYMILKMICALLAMLFQLFGIYGEGKFEWGYAYPYLAVILNFSQTWALYCLVQFYSVTKNKLAPIKPLAKFLTFKSIVFLTWWQGVAVAFLLSLGAFKGSLAQVLQSRIQDYIICIEMGVAAVIHLYVFPAAPYKRGERCVRNVAVMADYASLGSPYDPEEVRDCERSTKVRIGRQEESEKRLKFHQSVCDVVLGSGEIIVDDMKFTVSHVVEPVERGIASINRTFHQISENVKRHQQRQKKSKDDSYIVPLNSWTKEFSDLHEDIPEGSFSDSGLPNGKRNHYQSKGRSSRFRNR; encoded by the exons ATGGTTCCTGTTTATGCATCCGAATCG TTTTTGTCATTGCTAGATTCCAATGCTGCTTTCTACTGTGAGATAATACGGGACTGCTATGAAGCATTTGCACTTTATTGCTTTGAGAGATACCTCATAGCTTGCTTAG GTGGTGAGGAAAGTACAATCGAATTTATGGAAAATCAAAGCATGTTTTCCTCAAGCATACCTCTCATAGATGAAGCTTATGCTTATGGGGTAGTTGAGCATCCTTTTCCACTGAATTGCTGTCTTCGGCAGTGGAGTCTCGGTCCTGACTTCTATCAAGCAGTAAAAATTGGTATTGTTCAATAT ATGATACTCAAGATGATATGTGCACTATTGGCTATGCTTTTTCAACTTTTTGGTATTTATGGTGAAGGGAAGTTTGAGTGGGGATATGC TTACCCATATTTGGCAGttatcctaaactttagccagACCTGGGCCTTATACTGCCTAGTGCAATTTTATTCTGTTACCAAGAATAAGTTGGCGCCCATTAAACCGTTGGCCAAATTTCTGACGTTCAAATCGATTGTATTTTTAACATGGTGGCAAGGTGTAGCTGTTGCCTTTCTTCTCTCTCTGGGAGCCTTTAAAGGGTCTTTGGCACAGGTTCTGCAATCACGCATCCAGGACTATATTATTTGTATTGAG atgggtgttGCTGCAGTTATACATCTTTATGTCTTCCCAGCTGCACCTTACAAACGAGGAGAAAGGTGTGTCCGTAATGTTGCTGTAATGGCAGATTATGCATCCCTAGGGTCTCCGTATGACCCAGAAGAGGTTAGGGACTGTGAACGATCGACAAAGGTGCGGATTGGTCGCCAGGAAGAAAGTGAAAAGCGGTTAAAATTTCACCAAAGCGTCTGTGATGTGGTTCTCGGAAGTGGTGAAATC ATTGTGGATGATATGAAGTTCACAGTTTCACATGTCGTCGAACCAGTTGAAAGAGGAATTGCAAGCATAAACAGAACTTTTCACCAAATATCGGAAAACGTGAAACGGCATCAGCAGAGGCAGAAAAAATCTAAAGATGACAGTTACATTGTCCCCTTGAACTCGTGGACAAAAGAATTCTCAGATTTGCATGAAGATATACCAGAAGGGAGTTTCAGTGATAGCGGATTGCCCAATGGGAAGAGAAACCATTACCAATCTAAAGGCAGATCATCACGGTTCAGGAACAGATGA
- the LOC113713592 gene encoding protein LAZ1 homolog 1-like isoform X4 — protein MERKAVIVLLLFLTSLVESTERSGITQSNNVGAGSSLVYSWTICSAGVFVLAALVLSMYLIFEHLAAYNQPEEQKFLIGLILMVPVYASESFLSLLDSNAAFYCEIIRDCYEAFALYCFERYLIACLGGEESTIEFMENQSMFSSSIPLIDEAYAYGVVEHPFPLNCCLRQWSLGPDFYQAVKIGIVQYMILKMICALLAMLFQLFGIYGEGKFEWGYAYPYLAVILNFSQTWALYCLVQFYSVTKNKLAPIKPLAKFLTFKSIVFLTWWQGVAVAFLLSLGAFKGSLAQVLQSRIQDYIICIELYIFMSSQLHLTNEEKGVSVMLL, from the exons ATGGAGAGGAAGGCCGTGATAGTTTTGCTGTTGTTTTTAACCAGCCTTGTTGAATCAACTGAGAGATCAGGGATAACTCAGTCCAATAATGTGGGTGCTGGGTCGTCCTTGGTCTATAGCTGGACTATATGCAGTGCAGGAGTATTTGTATTGGCAGCTCTTGTCCTATCCATGTACCTTATCTTCGAGCACTTAGCAGCCTACAACCAACCTGAG GAGCAGAAGTTCTTGATTGGACTCATTCTGATGGTTCCTGTTTATGCATCCGAATCG TTTTTGTCATTGCTAGATTCCAATGCTGCTTTCTACTGTGAGATAATACGGGACTGCTATGAAGCATTTGCACTTTATTGCTTTGAGAGATACCTCATAGCTTGCTTAG GTGGTGAGGAAAGTACAATCGAATTTATGGAAAATCAAAGCATGTTTTCCTCAAGCATACCTCTCATAGATGAAGCTTATGCTTATGGGGTAGTTGAGCATCCTTTTCCACTGAATTGCTGTCTTCGGCAGTGGAGTCTCGGTCCTGACTTCTATCAAGCAGTAAAAATTGGTATTGTTCAATAT ATGATACTCAAGATGATATGTGCACTATTGGCTATGCTTTTTCAACTTTTTGGTATTTATGGTGAAGGGAAGTTTGAGTGGGGATATGC TTACCCATATTTGGCAGttatcctaaactttagccagACCTGGGCCTTATACTGCCTAGTGCAATTTTATTCTGTTACCAAGAATAAGTTGGCGCCCATTAAACCGTTGGCCAAATTTCTGACGTTCAAATCGATTGTATTTTTAACATGGTGGCAAGGTGTAGCTGTTGCCTTTCTTCTCTCTCTGGGAGCCTTTAAAGGGTCTTTGGCACAGGTTCTGCAATCACGCATCCAGGACTATATTATTTGTATTGAG TTATACATCTTTATGTCTTCCCAGCTGCACCTTACAAACGAGGAGAAAGGTGTGTCCGTAATGTTGCTGTAA
- the LOC113713592 gene encoding protein LAZ1 homolog 1-like isoform X1 gives MERKAVIVLLLFLTSLVESTERSGITQSNNVGAGSSLVYSWTICSAGVFVLAALVLSMYLIFEHLAAYNQPEEQKFLIGLILMVPVYASESFLSLLDSNAAFYCEIIRDCYEAFALYCFERYLIACLGGEESTIEFMENQSMFSSSIPLIDEAYAYGVVEHPFPLNCCLRQWSLGPDFYQAVKIGIVQYMILKMICALLAMLFQLFGIYGEGKFEWGYAYPYLAVILNFSQTWALYCLVQFYSVTKNKLAPIKPLAKFLTFKSIVFLTWWQGVAVAFLLSLGAFKGSLAQVLQSRIQDYIICIEMGVAAVIHLYVFPAAPYKRGERCVRNVAVMADYASLGSPYDPEEVRDCERSTKVRIGRQEESEKRLKFHQSVCDVVLGSGEIIVDDMKFTVSHVVEPVERGIASINRTFHQISENVKRHQQRQKKSKDDSYIVPLNSWTKEFSDLHEDIPEGSFSDSGLPNGKRNHYQSKGRSSRFRNR, from the exons ATGGAGAGGAAGGCCGTGATAGTTTTGCTGTTGTTTTTAACCAGCCTTGTTGAATCAACTGAGAGATCAGGGATAACTCAGTCCAATAATGTGGGTGCTGGGTCGTCCTTGGTCTATAGCTGGACTATATGCAGTGCAGGAGTATTTGTATTGGCAGCTCTTGTCCTATCCATGTACCTTATCTTCGAGCACTTAGCAGCCTACAACCAACCTGAG GAGCAGAAGTTCTTGATTGGACTCATTCTGATGGTTCCTGTTTATGCATCCGAATCG TTTTTGTCATTGCTAGATTCCAATGCTGCTTTCTACTGTGAGATAATACGGGACTGCTATGAAGCATTTGCACTTTATTGCTTTGAGAGATACCTCATAGCTTGCTTAG GTGGTGAGGAAAGTACAATCGAATTTATGGAAAATCAAAGCATGTTTTCCTCAAGCATACCTCTCATAGATGAAGCTTATGCTTATGGGGTAGTTGAGCATCCTTTTCCACTGAATTGCTGTCTTCGGCAGTGGAGTCTCGGTCCTGACTTCTATCAAGCAGTAAAAATTGGTATTGTTCAATAT ATGATACTCAAGATGATATGTGCACTATTGGCTATGCTTTTTCAACTTTTTGGTATTTATGGTGAAGGGAAGTTTGAGTGGGGATATGC TTACCCATATTTGGCAGttatcctaaactttagccagACCTGGGCCTTATACTGCCTAGTGCAATTTTATTCTGTTACCAAGAATAAGTTGGCGCCCATTAAACCGTTGGCCAAATTTCTGACGTTCAAATCGATTGTATTTTTAACATGGTGGCAAGGTGTAGCTGTTGCCTTTCTTCTCTCTCTGGGAGCCTTTAAAGGGTCTTTGGCACAGGTTCTGCAATCACGCATCCAGGACTATATTATTTGTATTGAG atgggtgttGCTGCAGTTATACATCTTTATGTCTTCCCAGCTGCACCTTACAAACGAGGAGAAAGGTGTGTCCGTAATGTTGCTGTAATGGCAGATTATGCATCCCTAGGGTCTCCGTATGACCCAGAAGAGGTTAGGGACTGTGAACGATCGACAAAGGTGCGGATTGGTCGCCAGGAAGAAAGTGAAAAGCGGTTAAAATTTCACCAAAGCGTCTGTGATGTGGTTCTCGGAAGTGGTGAAATC ATTGTGGATGATATGAAGTTCACAGTTTCACATGTCGTCGAACCAGTTGAAAGAGGAATTGCAAGCATAAACAGAACTTTTCACCAAATATCGGAAAACGTGAAACGGCATCAGCAGAGGCAGAAAAAATCTAAAGATGACAGTTACATTGTCCCCTTGAACTCGTGGACAAAAGAATTCTCAGATTTGCATGAAGATATACCAGAAGGGAGTTTCAGTGATAGCGGATTGCCCAATGGGAAGAGAAACCATTACCAATCTAAAGGCAGATCATCACGGTTCAGGAACAGATGA
- the LOC113713444 gene encoding putative F-box/FBD/LRR-repeat protein At5g22670 isoform X2: MDKMASIASDSGLMGKSQEEGILDYLPQPTNLKQFVLVACASKDDSLIGFTSFIRASPNLEKFVLKLQWRGNDIVREDRESKKALSFLLQHLRVVESLGYYGRRSELELVEYFLENAVVLEKIIVDPRDQTMVGRPKKLEEIKKEKLLKFMPRNSSRNSYLHILNL; encoded by the exons ATGGATAAAATGGCGAGCATTGCCTCTGATTCTGGACTCATGGGAAAG TCCCAGGAAGAAGGAATCCTTGATTATCTTCCTCAACCAACTAATTTGAAGCAGTTCGTCTTAGTTGCTTGTGCATCAAAAGATgacagtttgattggatttactTCTTTTATAAGGGCTTCACCCAACTTGGAGAAGTTTGTACTGAAG TTGCAATGGCGAGGCAATGATATTGTTCGTGAAGATAGAGAGTCTAAGAAAGCTCTTAGCTTTCTGCTCCAGCATCTTAGAGTGGTTGAGTCGCTTGGATATTATGGTCGCAGAAGTGAACTTGAACTCGTTGAGTATTTCCTAGAAAATGCAGTTGTCCTTGAGAAAATTATCGTTGATCCTCGTGATCAGACGATGGTTGGTCGTCCTAAAAAACTTGAGGAAATTAAGAAGGAAAAGTTGCTAAAGTTTATGCCAAGAAACAGCTCAAGGAATTCATACCTCCACATATTGAACTTATGA